From Megalobrama amblycephala isolate DHTTF-2021 linkage group LG24, ASM1881202v1, whole genome shotgun sequence, the proteins below share one genomic window:
- the fam50a gene encoding protein FAM50A, with product MAQYKGAASEAGRAMQLMKKREREREQLEQLKQKIAEDNMVKSNIDKKFSAHYDAVEQELKSSTVGLVTLNDMKAKQEALVKEREKQLAKKEQSKELQLKLEKQKEKKRKEEQKRKIASLSFNPDEGEEEEEEEEIEEEICIPVKKKKLGKNPDVDTSFLPDRDREEEENRLREELRQEWERKQEKIKSEEIEITFSYWDGSGHRKTVKMKKGNTIQQFLQRALEVLRKDFSELRSAGVEHLMYIKEDLIIPHHHSFYDFIVTKARGKSGPLFNFDVHDDIRLVNDATVEKDESHAGKVVLRSWYEKNKHIFPASRWEPYDPEKKWDKYTIR from the exons ATGGCGCAGTATAAAGGAGCGGCGAGTGAAGCGGGGAGAGCGATGCAGCTCAtgaagaagagagaaagagagcgagaACAGCTCGAGCAGCTCAAACAGAAGATAGCAGAG GACAACATGGTGAAgtccaacattgataaaaagTTCTCCGCTCATTATGACGCTGTGGAGCAAGAGCTCAAGTCCAGCACTGTCG GTCTGGTGACTCTTAATGACATGAAAGCCAAGCAGGAAGCTCTGGTCAAAGAACGAGAGAAACAGCTCGCCAAGAAGGAGCAGTCAAAAGAGCTACAGCT GAAACTGGAGAAGCAGAAGGAGAAGAAAAGGAAGGAAGAGCAGAAAAGGAAGATCGCCAGTTTATCCTTCAATCCCGATGAAggagaggaagaagaggaggaagaggaaattGAGGAGGAGATAT gCATacctgtaaaaaagaaaaaactaggGAAAAACCCAGATGTGGACACCAGTTTCCTGCCAGATAGGGACAGAGAG GAAGAAGAAAATCGTTTAAGAGAAGAGCTCAGGCAGGAGTGGGAAAGAAAACAAGAGAAGATCAAAA gtGAAGAAATTGAAATCACTTTCAGTTACTGGGATGGCTCAGGTCATCGAAAAACTGTCAAG ATGAAGAAAGGAAACACAATTCAGCAGTTTCTCCAAAGGGCCCTGGAAGTTTTGAGAAAAGACTTCAGTGAGCTGAG ATCAGCAGGAGTGGAGCATCTAATGTACATCAAAGAGGATTTGATAATCCCACAT CACCACAGTTTCTATGATTTCATTGTGACAAAGGCAAGAGGCAAAAGTG gGCCCCTTTTCAATTTTGATGTCCACGATGACATTCGGCTGGTGAACGATGCTACAGTTGAGAAAGATGAG tCTCATGCAGGAAAAGTGGTGCTGAGAAGCtggtatgaaaaaaacaaacacatcttCCCCGCCAGCCGTTGGGAGCCTTACGACCCCGAAAAAAAATGGGACAAATACACA ATTCGGTGA
- the tmed4 gene encoding transmembrane emp24 domain-containing protein 4, whose protein sequence is MEMKAVVSCAGLLLLFAWLSPSQALYFHIGETEKKCFIEEIPDETMVIGRYRTQLWDKQAGSFLPSTPGLGMHVEIKDPDTKIILSRQYGSDGRFTFTSHTPGEHQICLHSNSTKMALFAGGKLRVHLEIQVGEHTNNYPEIAAKDKLTELQLRVRQLLDQVEQIQKEQNYQRYREERFRMTSESTNQRVLWWSIAQTIILIITGIWQMRHLKSFFEAKKLV, encoded by the exons ATGGAGATGAAGGCGGTGGTGTCCTGTGCCGGGCTTTTGCTTCTATTTGCGTGGCTTTCTCCAAGCCAAGCCCTTTATTTCCACATCGGAGAGACGGAGAAGAAATGTTTTATAGAAGAAATACCCGATGAAACCATGGTGATCG GAAGATACAGAACACAGCTGTGGGACAAACAGGCTGGCTCTTTCCTCCCGTCCACCCCTGGTTTAGGCATGCATGTGGAAATCAAAGATCCTGATACCAAG ATCATTCTGTCCCGTCAGTATGGCTCAGATGGGCGTTTCACCTTCACGTCCCACACCCCAGGCGAGCATCAGATCTGCCTCCACTCCAACTCCACCAAGATGGCACTGTTTGCTGGTGGAAAACTG AGAGTCCATTTGGAGATTCAGGTTGGTGAACACACCAACAACTACCCCGAAATCGCAGCCAAAGACAAACTGACCGAGCTGCAGCTGCGGGTCCGACAGCTCCTGGACCAGGTGGAACAGATCCAGAAAGAGCAAAACTACCAGCGG TACCGTGAGGAGCGTTTCCGTATGACGAGCGAGAGCACGAACCAGCGCGTTCTGTGGTGGTCTATCGCTCAGAccatcatcctcatcatcactgGCATCTGGCAAATGAGACATCTCAAGAGCTTCTTCGAGGCCAAAAAGCTGGTGTGA